The Pochonia chlamydosporia 170 chromosome 1, whole genome shotgun sequence genome window below encodes:
- a CDS encoding SNF2 superfamily RAD5 protein (similar to Metarhizium robertsii ARSEF 23 XP_011410703.1): MPKYTEKDLQEAVREVHQGTSQRSAAKRWHIPRATLQDRLNGGISHAEAHECRQRFSRQQEKLLSRWIFHLVALGVPPTQGQFEEFASRILVVHGDSQPLGKHWVQGFLRRNPEVKLVKGYLFSSQSSEPGDTLCSSSSHQSRRVQLQEPACTATQLLEGQQLPTENDFREEATATWDSYSYMDHDPEMLFDGETLDIPGWIEPSGPYLEEYAFAIQD, translated from the exons ATGCCTAAGTATACCGAAAAGGACTTGCAAGAAGCCGTCCGTGAAGTTCATCAAGGTACTTCACAACGGTCAGCTGCTAAGCGATGGCACATCCCGCGAGCAACGCTGCAAGACCGACTCAATGGCGGTATTTCCCATGCCGAGGCCCATGAATGTCGACAGCGCTTCTCGCGTCAGCAAGAGAAACTGCTGTCTCGCTGGATTTTCCATCTTGTTGCCCTTGGGGTTCCTCCAACTCAGGGACAGTTTGAGGAATTTGCCAGCCGCATCTTGGTCGTACATGGAGACAGCCAGCCTCTAGGCAAACATTGGGTTCAAGGGTTTCTAAGACGAAACCCTGAGGTGAAATTAGTCAAAG GGTATCTATTTTCTTCCCAGTCGTCAGAGCCTGGCGACACTCTTTGCAGTTCGTCATCACACCAGTCCAGACGCGTACAACTTCAGGAGCCGGCATGCACAGCAACACAACTATTAGAAGGGCAGCAACTACCAACAGAGAATGATTTTCGTGAAGAAGCCACAGCAACTTGGGACTCCTACTCTTACATGGATCACGATCCAGAAATGCTATTCGACGGCGAAACCTTGGATATTCCCGGATGGATCGAGCCATCCGGACCATACCTCGAAGAATACGCCTTCGCTATTCAAGACTAA